The nucleotide sequence AATTGCTCGTTGTTAGTTGTGGAGAGTGTTTTGATGTGTTTCACTCTCCATTAATATTCATATTTCACCTAGTGGGGCAAATCGTGCATTGAAACCCTTAATGCCTAATTAAGGGGGAACAAGCCCCCCTTTAATTACCCACGAATGCCAATACCGAATTTACTTCATTTGCTCTATTAGCGACTCGGAATGGGGGACAAGCCCCCATTCCTCGGAGTCGACAAACAAATGTTTACAAAACTTAACCCCGGAACAGGGGCAAGCCCCTGTTCCTTAAATTTGACAAAGCTATTATTGCTAGGTCTATAGTATTGGCCTTTCGCTATCGCTCAAGGCGTCCAGTCCTCGCTTACGCTCGGACGGAACATAATAGTTAATGCTAATTATAATAAACTAAGTGTGTTCAGGTTCCAACATTCGGAACCGACCGGCGAGGGTCGGTTCCTAAAATTTTATCAAATTAAAATCTTCAAATCCATAAACTCGGAATAGAGGCAAGCCCCTATTCCTCGGCTCTGACAAAGTTATTATTGTTAGGTCTATAGTATTGGCCTTTCGCTATCGCTCAAGGCATCCAGTCCGACCTAAAGGTCGGACTGCATATAATGGTAATGCTGCTCACGATAAACACTTTTTATTCATTGATGACTTACGGAACCGACCGGCGAGGGTCGGTTCCTCCCCATAGTATTGCTCGCCAATTCTATTCACCCAGGCCTCTCCACACACGCCTCCGCTTACGCTCCGGCGTGGGGGTCGGCCTGGGCGAATTGGCTCGCTTATAATATGGGTATGGCAAGGTTGCTCTGGTTTGGGCAAATCCTCAACAGTACTGTTAATGTAATCAAAACTAATTTTCTAAACTTTAATTTGGTGATGTGGTGCTGACATTAACATCCACAATATCGAAAAACAAACTTGGCTCAACCCGTGCATATATCGCAGGGTAAAAGAATTCAAGTTCCAAATATGGTATCGTTAATGTTAATGTTGAATTCGGTTGGGATATCATTGTAAATGCCCCCAGAATATAATCATCTTAAACATAAATTAATTAAGTATAAGAAGAAAAAATAATATTTATCTGGATTAAAAGTTGCAAAGAAAGAATTTAAATTGAAGTAAAAGTTGGGTTATAAAATGAGCGAATTACAATCACTATCCCAAATATTTAATAAGAGGATATTCAGAATACCTGACTATCAACGAGGATATGCATGGCAAGGCCAACAACTTCGTGATTTTTGGGAAGACATAGTTAACCTTCAGTCTGATAGATACCACTATACTGGACTTCTATCACTAAAGAAACTGAATCAGGAAGAAAGCAGGAAACTGGGCAATGATGACTCATGGCTCCTTGATAGTGGATTTGATGCATACCACATTGTTGATGGGCAACAGAGGCTTACAACCTTTGTGATAATGCTTAATGAAATTATCGAATTCACATGCAAATTGTCGGATAATAACGGCAAAAGCGATGATGAGATATATCTTGGATTTGATAATATAAGAGAAATCAAAGCAAAATACATTAGCAGGAAACGACCGCCAGAGAACCTTATCATCACATATATGTTCGGTTATGAAAACGACAATCCGAGTGCAGAATATCTAAAATACAAAGTGCTCGGTCAGGAGTATGGTGGCACTATCAAAGAGACTTATTATACAAAGAATCTTAAGGATGCCAAAGAGTTCTTTGGGAAGGAACTTCAGGCATATTACGAGAAAAAAGGAATAGAAGGAATTAATGATTTGTATCGGAAACTCACATTGAAGCTCATGTTCAATATCCATGAAATAAAAGATGACTATGACGTGTTTGTCGCTTTCGAGACTATGAACAACAGAGGCAAGAGACTGACTAATCTCGAGCTTTTGAAAAATCGCCTTATTTATTTGACTACATTATACTCAAGCGATATATTTGATGAAACAAACAAAATTGCCTTGAGAGAACGTATTAATGAGACATGGAGTGAGGTGTACTATCAACTCGGAAGAAATGAGAATAATTTGCTTTCCGATGATGAATTCCTCAGAGCTCACTGGATCATTTATTATAAATATTCCAGAAAGCGTGGAGATGACTACATCACATTCCTATTAAGAAAGTTTTCGCATAAATCCATTTTTGAGAACATCATCGAAGTTGATCCCGATGAAGAGGAGCCTACATTTTTAATGTCTGTTCAGCAGGACGATGACGATGACATGGAAGTATATTCATCATCGAAAATGACAGACGAGTTCCTACAACCTGAAGAAATACTAGATTATGTGAACAGTCTCAAAGAGACTGCGGAGTATTGGTATTATACTTTCTATCCGGAACAATGCTCAGATATAACAGAAGAAGAGCAGGTGTGGATAGAGAAATTGAATCGTATTGGTATAGCATACTTCAGACCTATTGTTGCTGTTTCATTGATTCCAAGGCTTGAATATTCCAAAGATGAAAGAATCGCTTTCTATAAGGCGGTGGAAAG is from Methanobrevibacter sp. and encodes:
- a CDS encoding DUF262 domain-containing HNH endonuclease family protein; translated protein: MSELQSLSQIFNKRIFRIPDYQRGYAWQGQQLRDFWEDIVNLQSDRYHYTGLLSLKKLNQEESRKLGNDDSWLLDSGFDAYHIVDGQQRLTTFVIMLNEIIEFTCKLSDNNGKSDDEIYLGFDNIREIKAKYISRKRPPENLIITYMFGYENDNPSAEYLKYKVLGQEYGGTIKETYYTKNLKDAKEFFGKELQAYYEKKGIEGINDLYRKLTLKLMFNIHEIKDDYDVFVAFETMNNRGKRLTNLELLKNRLIYLTTLYSSDIFDETNKIALRERINETWSEVYYQLGRNENNLLSDDEFLRAHWIIYYKYSRKRGDDYITFLLRKFSHKSIFENIIEVDPDEEEPTFLMSVQQDDDDDMEVYSSSKMTDEFLQPEEILDYVNSLKETAEYWYYTFYPEQCSDITEEEQVWIEKLNRIGIAYFRPIVAVSLIPRLEYSKDERIAFYKAVERFIFITFRMGRSQSTYKSSDYYRKTREVYMGNMSLSDVTEDLTNTTNENTGNDVRSFLTKINKLFISYDGFYSWRYLRYFLFEYEYSLASKYKYDKLSWADLTKVVKDKITVEHILPQTPTKLCWSNNFRQFTQEEIKTLSASLGNLLPLSQSINSKLQNDCFDDKKARGYSNGCHCEVEISKEDSWDAKHIYDRGMKLLSFMETRWDFKFEDTKQKEDLLHISFVNDGRDIPPEITEENIPGINILSDGENVDARDHVAAIIMSWASLKDGAGEIHLDQDRCGKLYTRFTTDVMSEILPDAKDARSGWGTKNHYFYEIANEDNGELYLKMALSAENIPDDLKEICEVITEHFPPRRMLKNWKWRVPFSTKRVDVSKSTDEEIICILNDLYAEAMQFEKQLVDVMKG